The Brassica oleracea var. oleracea cultivar TO1000 unplaced genomic scaffold, BOL UnpScaffold00947, whole genome shotgun sequence genome segment AGAGATAATCAATGGagtatttgcaaaaaaatagGAATTTACAATTTTGACTGtaaatagaaatgaaaataattgtATGGCATCGTGAGTTATCTAGAGAAATATTAGCAGTTTCAAAGGTTATGAGATCGTGGACACAGTTGAGTAATATTaggcatttttttttgttttatatagaaaaaaaaaatagaattatgaaactatttttgcatttaaaattttctaattgttttttaaaaaaataattttgagtcACACGCCACGTTTTAGAATTTGATTGACCatgtgacttgtgctttagggGTGGTATTCAATCCATGAATTTAATAGAATTTGAGAgaattcataaataataatttttgcagTAGTTTAAAAGATTCGTTGATATTTTAATGCATTTACGTAATTCTCATGTTTACCTTTTCTTACGGATTTTAAAGGAATGCACATGAATAGAAACACATCTGGAAACATACGGTACAACACCCGAAACTGTTGAGAATCTTCATTTAATACCCTTATGTATGTATTGTTCTCCGAGCATTGTGACTGGTCGGCGAAGGGGGCGTTCTATGGAATGTTGACCCATGAGACGCTTTCTTAAGTTTTGAAACTGAGCATCTCTAGCAACCATCACCACCATAAGAAATTTGCTCGcatcaaaatcatcattttttttttgcttgatatCCGTCAtgatgtctctctctcttcatgaaattttttattcatGAAAAAAGTAACGTGTTAAAAGTTACAAAATGAATTTAAGAAACTGAAAGTAAGCTCGTAAAGTTAATTTTAAAGCTTTCATGTAGGTACTATTTTGTAGGGATAGTATGTCATTGTTGACTAAACCAAACAACATACTAAAggaaatcaaaatatataaatttgaatttggaAGTTTGTTGATATTCCTTGACtacaacaaaaattatattttcatggGATAGTATGATACTGTTGACtaaatcaaacaacataataaataaaaagcacCATATATAATGTAGACAAGCCAGATTGTTGCGATCCaatttaaaacaatgaaaatgacGTAGACAAGCCAGAGAAAAGTTGATAGATTAGTTTCAGACTACGAATAAATGCTAAGATTTTCCATTTGTTTACTTGCAAATATGACCAATTATTTCACACTCtgtatgtttctcttttactctCCATGTGAGCCTTTCTTTATATAGTTTAGTGTGATATTTGATATCGGACTGGTCAAGTATGACGCAGAAAAAGCTTATACAAAACAAGTCCTTGTTCTTGAAGAACTTCTTGCTGAAGCATAAGGGATCCGAAGAGTTCAGGACGCTGGCGATCGTGGGGAAGTTCGGAGTTGGGAAAACGACGTTATGTCAGGATGGGTTCAACGACAAAGACGTGAAAGAAGCTTATCTCCCGAGGGTATGGGTGTCTATATACAGCGAAGAAAGTAAAGAAGATCCAAAAGGTAGCTGTGTTGAAGAGGATCTTGGGATCACTTGGAGTTGAAGATGAGGCGCTTGACCACATCAGAACAGAAGCAgacgaagagaagagaaaaacatGATGAAGAAGGGAGAAGAGATGAAGAGACGGTTGAAGAGAAGTAGCTTTTTAGGTTATTGCATGCTCTTAACTCGAATCTGTTTGTGAAGAAGTATCTGGTCGTGCAGGACGATGTCTGGGAGAGAGGATAACGAATTCTCTTCATAAGAGTAAGGAATTAGTTCTTCACAGTTTTACATTActttttccattaaattcttTCCAAATAACATTACTACAAAATCTAGCaaatattgaataacactagaatttaaaagaattagaAAATTGATTACAAATCTTTAATCCAATAAcacaagattttgaaaaaattgatgAAATCCTTAATTAAATAACACTAGAATTTAATGGAAACTATAATTTCTTCTAATGCCATCAAACTTCTAGATCCACCACCCCACCTTAGTATATAAGTGATTATGATGATTGTTGGATCCACCGTAGACCATCAGGTAGTTAAACTTCATAAGAATCCACGTAAGGGTCCAATAATGGCCCATTAAACTTCTACATTCTGTCGTTTCATTACTAACAAAGTCACATGCACGTCGTCTTTACTGTCCAGAAACGCTTCGGcgtttttttgttatttttcataTTGGCTCCGACCGGTGACCAAGAAAACGATAGGAACCTTCAATTCCTTATGATTCCTATAAAATTACACTTTTCATAGGAAAAAGATATTTTCGACCTCAACTATTCGTGTCGTGCCTATTTATACACAAACAAAAGATAAATGCTAATACGacctaaactaaaaaataatttgaattgTAGACCTAAACACCGAATCGTGTGTATAAACCTACTTTGACTAACTTCGTGTTAGTCAACCGTTATGTTAGACAAAACGAAGTCGTTTTgtaaaggaatttttttttaaaaaaaatgggttTGTTGGGAATCAAATTTTTTGTCCCGCAGACATAATATTGTTTTACTTGCCACTGTGCTACGACACTTTTATTGTCcatttattagatttaaaacaTCTATATTTTGATTTGTAAATTCTaaggaaaaaattaattttgtttacaaattttattaaatgctAATTATAATTGCatcaataattatataattcaattttgttttttaatttttttttacaaattttatttagagatatttaaaatgacatttctcaaatatttatctaatttaaaatatttaaatattaaaaatctatatataattttttctcgaaaatcaaaaccaaacttttaaaataaacaatgtacacaaatcaaaattttgatttgtgtacattgtttattttaaaagttaggttttgattttcttaaaaaaaatataatcactattataaatagatttattaaatttaaattatttaaattagataactatttgagaaatgtcattttaaaattagattgaataatttatgaaacatcatttttagttttattacatgtgtaaaagtgtaaaaaaaacttaaaatacataaattattgatgcaattataatttgtactaaataaaatttgtaaacaaaaaatgagttttctcttagaatatacaaataaaaatatagatgttTCCAATCTAATAAAAAGACGATAGAATTGTTGTACCACAATGGTAAGTAAGACTGTATTGCAGGACCAAGGTTCAATTCCCAATAAATGCTACTTTTTAATTCTATtacaaaacgacgtcgttttgtcTCACATAGCGGTTGACGACTAACATCAATGTTAGTCAAGGTAGGTTTAAACACACGATTCAGAGTTTAGGTCTAcaattcaaattattttttagtttatgtcGTATTTACCACTTATCTTTTGTTTGAGTATAAAAAGGCATGATACGAATAGTAGGGGTCGAAAAAAGCCTTTTTCCCCACCCTTCATAGGGAATAAATTTTCCTTCCCATTTTTttctcattcctttttttttgtagagaataatagaacaaaattattcctcaCTAAATTTGGAAAGGAACAAACATtcctatttatttctattattttattcctcTTCATCCATTTGCTATTTGTTCCTAGTGTTTCTAGAGTCGTCACTAGTCGGAGCCTTTGTTTTTTCTATCGAAACGTCTTTTGCTTTTATGCACCTTCCAATCATATTATTGGATGTCTAGTCAATTGTTGTTCAGCTATACTTCTACCTAAAAGGGGAAATGTGCATATTAAATCAGTAGCTCAAGCAATTCTGACATATGAAATGTCGTGTTACCTTCTTCCTAAAAGTATTTGTAAAAACCTTTTCGCCGCAGTGGCAAGATTCTGGTGGAGCTCGATAAATAACAACCATGGTTTACATTAGGTTGTTTGGAATAAGATATGCGTACCTGTTGAGAAAGGAGGAGTTGGGTTTCGACATTTTGGAAACTTCAATATTGCCCTCTTAGCAAAGCAAGTATGGTGCTTACTACTATTCCCAAATTCCCTCCTTGTGTGGGTCCTAAAAGGGAGATACTATTGACACTCTAGACAAACCGGGAAAGCATACAATCCATCCTATGGCTGGAAAACTTTAATGGCAGAAAAACATATCATTCAAGATGGGTTAAAGAGGACAATAGGCACGGGTGCATATACTAAGGTCACTCGCCTGCTAGACCAGCCATACCAGCCCAATTCCTGTTGATCCAGACCTACGGGTTCATCATCTCATCAATTTTGATATGAAGGAATGGAAACGTAGCTTCATAAATGAAGTAATAGCGGCTGGAGATATTCTTAAGATACTTAGCTTAAAGATCAGCAAGACATGGAGACGGAACTGCTACTGCTGGGAATACGCAAAGTCAGGGATCTATACGGTTCGAGCGGGTTACGAAGTTGTGGTTCAACTACGACAGAATCATGTGACACGTCTAATCAGTGAACCAATAATAACACCACTTAAGAAAAAAGTGTGGAACCTGAAGTCATCAAGGAAgatcaaatattttctcttgAAAGCTTTATCTGGGTTCGTAGCATCAGCAAGTAAACTAGTGGAGCAACACTGCAGAAACGATGCTTCTTGTCAAAGATCTGGCACAACTACTAAGGATATAAATCACATCTTGTTTGAGTGTCCACCTGCACTTTAGTGTTGGGCTTTGTCTATGATTCCGTCTTCTCTGGAATTATTTCAGTGCTCCTCGCTTTATGGCAATTTTGACTTCCTTTTTACTCAGGTATCATCAGGAAGGGACCACGCTAGGAGCTTTGAAATGTTCTCATGGTTGCTCTAGTACATATGGAAGTCCCGAAACAAGAAATGATTTAACGCAAAGGATGTCTCAGCGCTCGACACACTACAACTAGCTTGCGAAGAAGCAGAAGCTTGGAAATTGGCACAGTTAGGAGAGGAACTAGAAGAACCAGACATAGGTCGAACAGAGCGACGTCGAGAAGAGAATCTGAGAGACGGTGTTGGCCAGTGGAGATGTCAAATCGACGCTTTTTGGTCTGATGTAGGCGAATGGATGGGACTAGGATTCATACTGCTGGAGGACAATGCGATAAAGCTGGTGGGACAG includes the following:
- the LOC106320515 gene encoding uncharacterized protein LOC106320515 — protein: MKEWKRSFINEVIAAGDILKILSLKISKTWRRNCYCWEYAKSGIYTVRAGYEVVVQLRQNHVTRLISEPIITPLKKKVWNLKSSRKIKYFLLKALSGFVASATLDTLQLACEEAEAWKLAQLGEELEEPDIGRTERRREENLRDGVGQWRCQIDAFWSDVGEWMGLGFILLEDNAIKLVGQNFCTKSRSPLHAEAESLMWTMQKSQHYRYAQVHFESDCQQLLNILNREEEWPSLAP